Proteins from one Prinia subflava isolate CZ2003 ecotype Zambia chromosome 4, Cam_Psub_1.2, whole genome shotgun sequence genomic window:
- the TSPAN12 gene encoding tetraspanin-12 yields the protein MAREDSVKCLRCLLYALNLLFWLMSISILGVSAWLRDYLNNVLTLTAETRVEEAVILTYFPVVHPVMIAVCCFLIIVGMLGYCGTVKRNLLLLVWYFGSLLVIFCVELACGVWTYEQEITVPVQWSDMITLKARMTNYGLPRYQWLTHAWNFFQREFKCCGVVYFTDWLEMTELDWPPDSCCVREFPGCSKQAHHEDLSDLYQEGCGKKMYTFLRGTKQLQVLRFLGISIGVMQILAMILTITLLWALYYDRRDPRADPIMALKSDTSQELSCHSMELLKPSLTRIFEHTSMANSFNTHFEMEEL from the exons ttgATGTCCATCAGCATATTAGGTGTTTCTGCTTGGCTGAGAGACTACCTGAATAATGTTCTCACTTTAACTGCAGAAACAAG GGTGGAGGAAGCTGTCATTTTGACTTACTTTCCTGTGGTCCACCCAGTTATGATTGCAGTCTGCTGTTTCCTCATCATAGTTGGAATGCTGGGATACTGTGGAACGGTGAAAAGAAATCTGTTGCTTCTTGTCTGG tATTTTGGAAGCTTGCTTGTAATATTCTGCGTTGAACTGGCCTGTGGTGTTTGGACCTACGAGCAGGAAATAACG GTTCCAGTGCAGTGGTCTGATATGATCACACTGAAGGCCAGGATGACCAATTATGGCCTACCTAGGTACCAGTGGCTGACCCATGCTTGGAATTTCTTCCAGAGGGAG TTTAAATGTTGTGGCGTGGTGTACTTCACAGACTGGCTGGAAATGACAGAATTGGACTGGCCACCTGACTCGTGTTGTGTCAGAGAGTTCCCAGGATGCTCTAAGCAGGCACATCATGAGGACCTCAGTGACCTTTATCAGGAG GGATGCGGTAAAAAAATGTACACTTTTTTGAGGGGGACGAAGCAATTGCAAGTGCTGAGATTTCTAGGAATCTCCATTGGAGTAATGCAGATCCTGGCTATGATCCTCACCATTACTTTGCTGTGGGCTCTGTACTATGACAGAAGGGACCCCAGGGCAGATCCGATCATGGCACTGAAGAGCGATACCTCGCAGGAGCTGTCGTGTCATTCCATGGAGCTACTGAAACCAAGCCTGACCAGGATCTTTGAACATACATCCATGGCAAACAGCTTTAATACACACTTTGAAATGGAAGAGCTATAA